The DNA segment AGATAAGCTCAACTTAGTGTATGCAAAGGTACAAGCATGAAACAACTGATTCTGAATAGGAATTACTACTCCTCTTTTCTGGTCTACGAATTTGAGTGTGTACCTTTTCATTAGCAACGCTTAAATGCTCCCAACTGGTAGTTGTTTATGAATTGATAgaattttggtgatttttggtGAAATATATTCTCCAAAGAGGTAAACCTTATTTTAGATAAAGaagatattttattttgaagcagAAGATGTGCTATATCCCCAACCTCTGCGCCAGGGGCACGCGACGCGACCAAAACACATTCCATGATGCTCTATAAGTCTATAACTACTACAACATACataatttcatttttatatCGAGCACTACTATAGCATAcataattttcatttttatatcgGCATTGATCTGGGATTATCCTGCCATTGCTCACAAGCTACTAATAGGtagtctttttattttcttctttgcaaGAGGAGGCAACCTTAATATATACCTGGTGGCACCTCTGACCACAGGTTTGGAGGATGGAATTAGGCACAATGTGATGCATATGACTTCAGTGGAGCAATTTTATCAGGATTGCAGGTTTGGAGGATGGCATTAGGCAAGGTGATAGACATGACTTAAGTGGAGCAAGTTAATCACGATTGTAAGCTTAGAGGACACCATTACTTAAGCATATTTCCCTGTCAAAATAATATTTGGCATTCACATGTTTGTACTTACAGATCGCTTGATCTCTCAGTTCTATATTTCCTCTGACAACTACATGACCATAGCTACATGTTGCTCAATGTTTTGATTTTCTGTGAGCAAATTAAAGTTATGAGTTCTTATAGCTCAAGTACTGAAAGTTTACAAATTAACCAATGGATGCAAGGTTTGTCTGAGTTTAGTGTCTGACCTTGGCCCTTGCAGGTTGTGTAAACAATATACTCCTGTTACCATTTAAGGTTACGATTTATTCTCTACAAATTCATACTAAATTCATATTATACAAGTTCATGCTTAACAATTGATTTGGATTTCTAGGTATTTATAAAATCCAGATTATTTTGTGAACGTGAACATGGAATGTATCTAAATTCAGCGTGTGGACACAGCCATGCCATGTTTCTCAAGTCAGTTTATGAATATATCCTTGCGCACATAGTTTCCCCCTATTTTTACTcttcttaaatatatattatacgccggtgacgacgacggcactATACCCATCCCGTGGTTGAACCTCAACGGCCAGCTCGGCGACATCGTGGACCGTGCCGACGGCTCAGACGTGCCGTTCTCTGTCGGTGGCGAGACGTTCCACGCACACCATGCCGTGCTCGCCGCGCACTCGTCGGTGTTCAAGACGGAGCTCCTCGGGTCCATGGCGGAGTCCGCCATGCCGTGCGTCACCCTGCACAACATCGACCCGGCCACGTTCAAAGCTCTACTACACTTCGTGTACATGGACGCCTTGCTGTCGCCGATCGGAGGCAGTGCCagctcgacgtcgacgacgaccggaTTTTTCGAGAGCTTGCTCATGGCAGTGGACATGTACGCATTGAAGAGGTTGAAGCTGATGTGTGCACAGAAGCTGTGGGAGAGCGTGTCGGTGGAGACGGTGGCGACGACACTAGGCTACGCCAAGACGTACCATTGCCCGGAGCTAAAGAGCAAGTGCCTCAGCTTCTTGATGGCGGAGAGCAGCTTCAAGAAGGTGGCCTTCACTGATGGCTACTTTCATCTTAGGCAGGATTTCCCGTTAATTATCGAAGAGATAAAAAAGCGGATTAAGAGTTAAAAACTTTACATACATCTATATCAATCTATACTGATATAAAAAACACCAGTTTCTATTTAGTACACCCATACATTCCTAACCATTAGATCCTCTCATCCAACGATTCACATCGCGAGTTGGCAATACTATGTATTATGATAACGTGCCTTGCACATGCACGTTCACTAGTGAT comes from the Oryza glaberrima chromosome 9, OglaRS2, whole genome shotgun sequence genome and includes:
- the LOC127784642 gene encoding BTB/POZ and MATH domain-containing protein 1-like codes for the protein MALGKFPPIFTLLKYILYAGDDDGTIPIPWLNLNGQLGDIVDRADGSDVPFSVGGETFHAHHAVLAAHSSVFKTELLGSMAESAMPCVTLHNIDPATFKALLHFVYMDALLSPIGGSASSTSTTTGFFESLLMAVDMYALKRLKLMCAQKLWESVSVETVATTLGYAKTYHCPELKSKCLSFLMAESSFKKVAFTDGYFHLRQDFPLIIEEIKKRIKS